The Listeria sp. PSOL-1 genome includes a region encoding these proteins:
- a CDS encoding L-lactate dehydrogenase → MKEHQKIILVGDGAVGSSYAFACVNLNIGQELGIIDIDKDRTIGDAIDLSHAVPFSSPKKIYSANYSDCHDADLIVITAGSAQKPGETRLDLVSRNIRIMKGIVTDVMASGFDGIFLIASNPVDLMTYAAYKFSGLPKERVIGSGTSLDTARFRMSIADYLKVDARNVHGYILGEHGDTEFPTWSHTRVGGLPITDWINEEEKGAMETIFISVRDAAYEIIDKKGATYYGIAAALARITKAILDNENAILPLSVYLEGHYGLNGIYIGAPAVVNRKGIRQIIEMKLSEKEQEQMKMSAETLQKVLNDAMKEVE, encoded by the coding sequence ATGAAAGAGCATCAAAAAATTATTTTAGTTGGTGATGGCGCAGTCGGTTCCAGCTACGCCTTTGCTTGTGTAAATTTAAATATTGGCCAAGAGCTTGGCATTATTGATATTGATAAAGATAGGACGATTGGAGACGCCATCGATTTAAGCCATGCTGTCCCTTTTTCTTCACCTAAGAAAATTTATTCTGCCAACTATAGCGACTGTCACGACGCTGATCTTATCGTGATCACAGCTGGTAGCGCTCAAAAGCCTGGTGAAACTCGATTAGATTTAGTAAGCCGTAATATCAGAATTATGAAAGGAATCGTGACTGACGTGATGGCTAGCGGTTTCGATGGTATTTTCCTAATCGCTTCTAATCCAGTTGATCTCATGACTTATGCTGCCTATAAATTTTCTGGCCTTCCTAAAGAAAGAGTTATCGGTTCTGGAACAAGTCTTGACACAGCACGCTTCCGTATGTCCATTGCCGACTATTTGAAAGTAGATGCTCGTAACGTTCATGGCTATATTTTAGGTGAACACGGAGACACAGAATTTCCAACTTGGAGTCATACAAGAGTTGGTGGTTTGCCAATTACAGACTGGATTAATGAAGAAGAAAAAGGCGCAATGGAGACGATCTTTATTAGCGTGCGTGATGCCGCTTACGAAATCATCGATAAAAAAGGCGCAACCTATTATGGAATCGCTGCTGCTCTTGCTCGGATTACGAAAGCTATTTTAGATAACGAAAATGCAATCCTGCCACTTTCTGTTTATTTAGAGGGCCATTATGGTTTAAACGGGATTTATATCGGTGCCCCCGCCGTTGTTAACCGCAAAGGAATTCGCCAGATTATTGAAATGAAACTTAGTGAAAAAGAACAAGAACAAATGAAAATGTCCGCTGAAACATTACAAAAAGTTTTAAATGATGCAATGAAAGAAGTAGAATAA
- the pth gene encoding aminoacyl-tRNA hydrolase: MKIIVGLGNPGKKYERTRHNVGFMVVDELSYLHQTPWKKSKLGGMISEVNLNGEKLLLIKPLTFMNASGECVRAVMDYYQADIQDLVIIYDDLDISVGKIRLRQKGSAGGHNGIKSIIHHLKTQDFNRIRVGIDRPEHGDIINYVLGDFKKAEQSLIIETIKRSASAIEDFSSQPFLEIMNKYN; the protein is encoded by the coding sequence ATGAAAATAATCGTTGGGCTTGGTAACCCAGGTAAAAAATATGAACGAACAAGGCACAATGTTGGTTTTATGGTAGTAGATGAATTAAGTTATTTACATCAAACACCGTGGAAAAAATCAAAGCTAGGTGGCATGATTAGCGAAGTCAACTTAAACGGTGAAAAGTTGCTACTTATTAAGCCCCTTACCTTTATGAACGCATCAGGTGAATGTGTCAGGGCGGTAATGGACTATTATCAGGCTGACATTCAAGATTTAGTGATTATTTATGATGATCTAGATATTTCGGTCGGTAAGATTCGTTTGAGGCAAAAAGGCAGTGCAGGCGGGCATAATGGCATAAAGTCTATTATCCATCATTTGAAGACACAGGATTTTAATCGCATTCGTGTTGGAATTGATCGACCTGAACATGGTGATATCATCAACTATGTCCTTGGTGATTTCAAAAAAGCGGAACAATCTCTTATTATCGAGACGATCAAGCGGAGTGCTAGCGCTATTGAAGATTTTTCTAGCCAACCATTTTTAGAAATTATGAATAAATATAATTAA
- a CDS encoding 50S ribosomal protein L25/general stress protein Ctc: protein MATALEVQKRDTEKHSYTSKIREEGRIPAIVYGYKASNIPVSIDALELIKAVRDHGRNEVFTINVDGSKLNVLLHEYQIDPLKDELIHVDLLAVNMTEEVEAEVPVTLTGESKGVKEGGVLQQVLYELTVSATPNKLPETIEVDITEIGVGDSLAVKDISAVNNYKVVTEGESIVATVSAPRSAEETVVDTEAKEPVADHGTAEEPVE, encoded by the coding sequence ATGGCAACAGCATTAGAAGTTCAAAAAAGAGATACAGAAAAACATTCTTATACGTCGAAAATTCGCGAGGAAGGACGTATACCGGCAATTGTTTATGGCTATAAGGCGAGTAATATTCCTGTTTCCATTGATGCACTGGAACTTATTAAAGCTGTGAGAGACCATGGTCGGAATGAAGTATTTACAATTAACGTTGATGGCTCTAAATTGAATGTGCTATTACACGAATATCAAATAGATCCACTAAAAGATGAGTTAATTCACGTCGATCTTTTAGCAGTAAATATGACTGAAGAAGTTGAAGCTGAAGTACCTGTTACACTTACAGGGGAATCTAAAGGAGTGAAAGAAGGCGGAGTACTGCAACAAGTGCTTTATGAGTTAACTGTTTCAGCAACGCCAAATAAGCTTCCAGAAACCATTGAAGTGGATATTACAGAAATAGGCGTTGGAGATTCTCTTGCGGTGAAAGATATTTCGGCTGTTAATAATTATAAAGTAGTGACAGAAGGAGAATCTATTGTTGCTACGGTATCTGCACCTCGTTCGGCAGAAGAAACAGTCGTTGATACGGAAGCTAAAGAGCCTGTTGCTGATCACGGGACAGCTGAAGAGCCAGTAGAGTAG
- the mfd gene encoding transcription-repair coupling factor, with translation MKGLQQLIYEQKDIIGIIDALKGKGESQLVTGLSGSSRALFASVIQGATNRPVMLVTHNLYHAQKLYEDLLSLMDGDRLFLYPADELISAELSIASPELRGQRVEALEFLLSKQSGIIVVPIAGLRKILPSVSLWKKYNLSITQGDTIDPEKLKKDLLTMGYTLSDMVNTPGEFSVRGGIIDIYPITEEYPIRLDLFDTEVDSLRYFDVETQRSKVKIEEFQVLPATEVLLEEAYYPGIVKKFEKKLAETLNHMKGETEKQTLVDNLEVDLEKLRSNIKPDMFFKYIGFAYPDPASLFDYLANDTVILFDEFARIQEAEERLEKEEAEWQTEMLGRLETVRDTVFGHRFKELLEANRAPKVYLSLFQKAMGSMRVTKTTNLVYKQMQQFHGQMNILKTEMTSWRKNNYAVVILAPTLERAEKMQQTLADYDMESVILKHESEIPKYGSVQFVLGSFQNGFELPLAKVAIISEVELFNKTTNKTKKRQKLSNAERIKSYSELKVGDYVVHVNHGIARYVGMETLEINGVHKDYLLLIYQGDDKLFIPVEQLELVQKYVGAEGKAPKLNKLGGTEWKRVKTKVKASVQDIADDLIKLYAEREAERGFAFSPDGEMQREFEEAFPYQETEDQLRSTYEIKKDMENIRPMDRLLVGDVGYGKTEVALRAAFKAVMDGKQVAFLVPTTILAQQHYETMKERFQGFPINIGLLSRFRTKKQQNETIKGLKEGTIDIVVGTHRLLSKDIVYQDLGFLIVDEEQRFGVTHKEKIKQIRAKIDVLTLTATPIPRTLHMSMLGVRDLSVIETPPANRFPVQTYVSEQNNVLVREAIERELVRGGQVYYLYNRVESITQKADELLALVPDARVAVAHGRMTESELESVILSFLEGEFDILVTTTIIETGVDIPNVNTLFVQNADHMGLSQLYQLRGRVGRSNRVAYAYFLYQKDKILREEAEKRLQAIKEFTELGSGFKIAMRDLSIRGAGNILGAQQHGFIDSVGFDLYSQLLKEAIETRRPDKAEEQGVAVEIDIQVDAYIPEYYIPDGRQKIEMYKHFRNIMETIELEELKRDMIDRFGEYPEEVEYLFTVTELKVDALKVGIMQIKQIQNKVHILFSEEGTTNIRGDVVMKLVSEQGRSVGVGMEGSQLKLTIAIQNKPLKEWLFDLLTLTEKMQGALKEVETTKK, from the coding sequence TTGAAAGGGTTGCAACAATTAATTTATGAACAAAAAGATATTATCGGAATCATCGATGCACTTAAAGGCAAGGGTGAATCACAACTTGTAACTGGATTATCTGGATCTTCCCGAGCGCTTTTTGCAAGCGTTATTCAAGGGGCAACAAACCGACCAGTTATGTTAGTAACGCATAATTTATATCATGCTCAAAAATTGTATGAAGATTTGCTCTCGTTAATGGATGGTGATCGTTTATTTCTTTATCCAGCTGATGAATTAATTTCAGCAGAATTAAGTATTGCTAGCCCTGAGCTTCGTGGGCAACGGGTAGAAGCTTTAGAGTTTTTACTTTCTAAGCAGTCTGGGATTATAGTTGTTCCTATTGCTGGTTTACGTAAAATCTTACCATCTGTTTCGCTGTGGAAAAAGTACAATCTTTCAATTACGCAAGGCGACACGATTGATCCTGAAAAATTAAAAAAAGATTTGCTTACGATGGGTTATACGTTAAGTGATATGGTTAATACACCAGGAGAGTTTAGCGTGCGTGGTGGCATTATTGATATTTATCCGATTACAGAAGAATATCCTATTCGTTTGGATTTATTTGATACAGAGGTTGATTCACTTCGGTATTTTGACGTCGAAACGCAGCGTTCAAAAGTGAAAATTGAGGAATTCCAAGTCTTGCCAGCAACTGAGGTTTTGCTTGAAGAGGCTTATTACCCTGGGATTGTTAAAAAATTTGAAAAAAAACTTGCTGAAACATTGAACCATATGAAAGGTGAAACTGAAAAGCAGACACTTGTCGATAATTTAGAAGTCGATTTAGAGAAGTTGCGTTCAAATATAAAGCCAGATATGTTCTTCAAATATATTGGTTTCGCTTATCCTGATCCAGCTTCATTATTTGATTATTTAGCAAATGATACAGTGATCCTCTTTGATGAGTTTGCTCGTATTCAAGAAGCAGAAGAGCGTCTCGAAAAAGAGGAGGCGGAGTGGCAAACAGAAATGCTAGGGCGTCTTGAAACGGTACGTGATACTGTATTTGGTCATCGCTTTAAAGAGTTGCTTGAAGCAAACAGAGCACCAAAGGTTTATCTTTCCTTATTTCAAAAAGCAATGGGGAGCATGCGCGTAACAAAGACCACAAATTTAGTCTATAAACAAATGCAACAATTTCATGGTCAGATGAATATTTTGAAAACTGAAATGACAAGTTGGCGAAAAAATAATTATGCTGTTGTGATTTTAGCCCCTACGCTTGAACGTGCTGAAAAAATGCAGCAGACGCTTGCTGACTACGATATGGAAAGTGTTATTTTAAAGCATGAGAGTGAAATACCTAAATATGGATCCGTTCAATTTGTTTTAGGGTCATTCCAAAATGGTTTCGAACTCCCGCTTGCTAAAGTAGCCATTATTAGCGAAGTTGAATTATTCAACAAAACAACGAATAAAACAAAGAAACGGCAAAAATTATCAAACGCTGAACGGATTAAAAGCTATTCAGAACTTAAAGTAGGAGATTATGTTGTTCATGTCAATCATGGAATTGCGCGTTATGTTGGCATGGAAACTTTGGAAATAAATGGTGTGCATAAAGATTATTTACTCTTGATTTATCAAGGGGATGACAAGTTATTTATTCCAGTTGAACAGTTAGAACTTGTGCAAAAATATGTTGGGGCAGAGGGAAAAGCACCGAAATTAAATAAACTTGGCGGTACAGAATGGAAACGCGTTAAAACAAAAGTGAAAGCTTCTGTCCAAGATATTGCAGATGATTTGATTAAGCTATATGCTGAGCGGGAAGCTGAGAGAGGCTTTGCTTTTAGCCCTGATGGCGAAATGCAACGTGAATTTGAAGAAGCTTTCCCTTACCAAGAAACAGAAGATCAATTACGTTCCACTTATGAAATTAAAAAAGACATGGAAAACATACGGCCAATGGATCGCCTCCTTGTTGGAGATGTTGGTTATGGGAAAACTGAAGTGGCGCTCCGTGCTGCATTTAAAGCAGTTATGGATGGTAAACAAGTCGCCTTTTTGGTTCCGACGACGATTTTGGCACAACAACATTATGAGACCATGAAAGAAAGATTCCAAGGTTTTCCAATTAATATAGGGCTGCTTAGTCGATTCAGAACTAAAAAACAGCAAAATGAAACAATTAAAGGGCTAAAAGAAGGGACAATAGACATTGTTGTTGGAACACATCGCTTGCTTTCAAAGGATATTGTCTATCAGGATCTAGGATTTTTAATTGTTGATGAAGAACAGCGCTTTGGCGTTACGCATAAAGAAAAAATTAAACAAATTCGTGCGAAAATAGATGTATTAACGTTAACTGCCACACCTATTCCGCGAACGCTTCATATGTCGATGTTAGGAGTACGTGATTTGTCTGTGATTGAAACGCCACCAGCTAATCGTTTCCCTGTTCAAACATACGTTTCTGAGCAAAATAATGTATTAGTTCGTGAAGCGATTGAACGAGAGCTTGTGCGTGGGGGACAAGTATATTACTTATACAACCGTGTAGAATCAATCACGCAAAAAGCAGATGAACTTTTAGCCCTAGTACCTGATGCGCGAGTTGCTGTGGCTCACGGCCGGATGACTGAATCAGAGCTTGAATCGGTTATTTTAAGCTTTTTAGAAGGAGAATTTGATATTTTAGTAACCACAACCATTATTGAAACGGGCGTTGATATTCCAAATGTCAATACATTGTTTGTGCAAAACGCTGATCACATGGGCTTATCACAACTTTATCAATTGCGTGGTCGTGTTGGTCGTTCTAATCGCGTTGCCTATGCTTACTTTTTATATCAAAAAGATAAGATTTTACGTGAAGAAGCTGAGAAGCGCTTGCAAGCCATTAAAGAATTTACTGAACTTGGATCAGGTTTTAAAATTGCAATGCGTGACCTATCTATTCGTGGTGCTGGAAATATTTTAGGAGCACAGCAGCATGGTTTTATTGATTCGGTTGGCTTTGACCTTTACTCGCAATTATTAAAAGAAGCCATTGAAACAAGACGACCAGATAAAGCAGAAGAGCAAGGTGTAGCTGTTGAAATTGATATTCAAGTAGATGCTTATATTCCAGAATATTATATTCCAGATGGTCGTCAAAAAATTGAGATGTATAAACATTTCCGCAACATTATGGAAACTATTGAGCTTGAAGAACTAAAAAGAGATATGATTGACCGTTTCGGGGAGTATCCTGAAGAAGTAGAATATTTGTTTACTGTAACAGAACTTAAAGTAGATGCACTTAAAGTTGGGATCATGCAAATTAAACAAATTCAAAATAAAGTTCATATTTTATTTTCTGAAGAAGGGACAACCAATATTCGTGGAGATGTTGTGATGAAATTAGTCAGTGAACAAGGTAGAAGTGTTGGTGTTGGAATGGAAGGTTCACAGCTAAAATTAACAATAGCTATTCAAAACAAGCCTTTGAAAGAGTGGTTATTTGATCTTTTAACACTAACTGAAAAAATGCAGGGAGCTTTAAAAGAAGTGGAGACAACCAAAAAATAG